A region of Mammaliicoccus sp. Dog046 DNA encodes the following proteins:
- a CDS encoding amino acid permease produces MNNLKRELTSRQMQMIAIGGTIGVGLFMGASSTIKWTGPSVLLAYAIAGVFVFLIMRALGEMVYMYPDTGSFAKFANDYIHPSFSFVTAGSSTFNWIIVGMSEVIAVGSYFKYWWPDLPSWIPGLAVVVILLAANLVSVKWFGEFEFWFAAVKVVTIILMIIAGFGLIFFGIGNNFNPIGVSNLWSNGGFFTGGLSGFFFALSIVFGSYIGIELIGITAGETKDPQKNIVKAINGVVWRILIFYIGSIFVIVTVYPWDQVDQIGSPFVATFAKVGITAAATIINFVVITAAMSGCNSGIFSTSRLLYTLAKQKQISQIFYKTNKNGVPHIAVIAVSIGIFFGIILDIVLPMILGKDTNIFVYVFSAGVLPGMVPWFAILLSHINFRKKEDTTNHPFKMPFAPISNYITILMLFLVVVGMIFNEETRISVIIGIVFILSISIYAFIKKP; encoded by the coding sequence ATGAATAATTTAAAAAGAGAATTAACATCAAGACAAATGCAGATGATTGCAATTGGAGGCACGATTGGCGTTGGTTTATTTATGGGGGCTTCAAGTACAATTAAATGGACAGGACCATCTGTTCTTCTAGCATATGCTATTGCAGGTGTCTTTGTATTCCTTATTATGAGAGCATTAGGTGAAATGGTATATATGTATCCAGATACTGGATCATTTGCTAAATTCGCTAACGATTATATACATCCATCATTCTCATTCGTAACAGCAGGAAGTAGTACATTTAACTGGATTATTGTCGGAATGAGTGAAGTGATTGCAGTTGGATCTTACTTTAAATATTGGTGGCCAGACTTGCCATCTTGGATACCTGGATTAGCAGTTGTCGTTATATTATTAGCTGCGAACTTAGTATCTGTTAAATGGTTTGGAGAATTTGAATTTTGGTTTGCAGCAGTGAAAGTAGTAACAATCATTTTAATGATTATTGCAGGTTTCGGACTTATCTTCTTCGGTATTGGAAATAACTTCAATCCAATTGGAGTAAGTAATCTATGGTCAAATGGTGGATTCTTCACAGGTGGCTTGAGTGGCTTCTTCTTTGCACTATCCATCGTGTTCGGTTCTTACATAGGTATAGAATTAATTGGTATTACAGCAGGTGAAACGAAAGATCCGCAGAAAAACATAGTAAAAGCAATTAACGGTGTTGTATGGAGAATACTTATCTTTTATATCGGTTCAATCTTTGTTATTGTAACGGTTTATCCATGGGATCAAGTAGACCAAATCGGTTCACCGTTCGTAGCAACATTTGCAAAAGTTGGTATAACAGCAGCAGCAACGATTATAAACTTTGTAGTTATTACAGCAGCAATGTCTGGATGTAACTCAGGTATATTTAGTACAAGTAGATTGTTATATACATTAGCAAAACAAAAACAAATTTCACAAATTTTCTATAAAACGAATAAAAACGGTGTACCACATATTGCAGTTATTGCGGTATCAATAGGTATTTTCTTCGGTATCATATTAGATATCGTATTACCGATGATATTAGGTAAAGATACTAATATCTTTGTATATGTATTTAGTGCAGGTGTGTTACCAGGTATGGTACCATGGTTTGCTATATTACTGAGTCATATTAACTTTAGAAAAAAAGAAGATACGACCAATCATCCATTTAAAATGCCATTCGCACCAATTAGTAATTACATCACAATATTGATGTTATTCTTAGTAGTAGTAGGCATGATATTTAATGAGGAAACGAGAATATCTGTAATAATAGGTATTGTGTTTATCTTAAGCATTAGTATATACGCATTTATTAAGAAGCCATAG